Part of the Candidatus Abyssobacteria bacterium SURF_5 genome, CTATGGCAAAGTTCGTGCGCCTCAGTGCGCGGGGCCCCCGCCCGCCGAATTGTCAGGATGCAGCGAAAGCTTGAAAACTTTTTTGAAAGCCCTTGACCCCTCTCTTCCGCTCTCAGCCAACGCATCGGCTATTCAGCTTCTCTATAATGAGCTCGAAGAGCCGGCGCTTGGGATGTTTCCTGAGATAGGCCGGCTGAAAAATAGAATGCTCGAGGCGGGGGCCAAAGCCGCTCTCATGACCGGCAGCGGAAGCGCCGTATTCGGGATCGCCGACTCGCTCAGTCACGCGCAAAGGATCAGGAGCAAACTTGAAGCGTCCTGCCCCTGCCGCGGTTTTACAGTATCTACAATCAACGGTCGCTAGAAAATAAACCGTTCTATTGCAAGCAATCCTTCTTCGTGCTATTTTAGTGTACACCCTTCATCCCGGGTGCGAAATGGGAGTCAAGAAGATGAAGCAGGAAAAGAAAGAGCGTTCCGGGTTATCGTCCTGCCGCGCCGAAACCGGCCTTTGGCCGCAAGACCTAAGGGGCTGCAGTTTTTTCAGCCATTTCTCCGAAAAAGAGACCAGCCATCTCCTGAAAATCGGCACGGTCCATCAATGTGCGCGCGGCGAATTCCTGGTGCGCGAGAAGGAGCATTCCCGGGACTTATTCATTGTCCTTTCGGGGGAAATGGTGGTCACAAAAACCTTGTACGCCGGAGACGAGAGGAAATTGGGGACGATTGAGCCGGGCGAATTTTTCGGGGAAATGGCTTTCCTCGATGGCCTCCCCCGTTCCGCCAGTGTCTCCTGTTGGAAAGAGGGGGCCGTATTCAAAATATCCAGAGAAGCGTTTGACCGGCTTTCCGCCAAGAAACCGGCGATCGCCTACAAAGTCACCAACATCATAGCCGCTGCCTTGACGGAGCGGCTTCGGCGATCGAATGATGTCGTTGAAGATTTTTTCTCCAATCCGAATAAAGCGATCCTCGAATTCAAGACCCGTCTCCTGAAGATTCAAACCATGCTGCAACGACTGTAGCGCTTTTCGATCCGGCACTGAGAGAAAAATGAGACCATTTCGTAAATGGCAAGGAGTATTTCAATCCGCGGTCCTTTTTTCGCTCGCGATTTTCCTGTGGCCGACAGAAGCAGATGGACAGCAACGGCATTCCTATAGCGCACGCTATGGCCGCAGAACAAACGTGCAGCACGGTATCTTTCACTCGCAACAGCTCAACCAGGACATCGAGTATTCGATTTATCTGCCGCCAAGTTACTACGACCAACCCCAGCGCTGCTATCCGATTCTGTACTACATACACGGTTTCGATCTCAGGGGGAAAGCGCACATGGATTGGGTAAATTGGCATCTGGATGCAACGCTGGACGCGCTCATTACCGAGGGCGCTGTTCAGGAAATGATTGTGGTGATTCCGGAAAGTTTCATAACGGGGATCGTCGTCGACTGGGGAGTGCCTCCGGAGCGCAGCATGCCTGTCGCTGTCCTCACGTTTCCTTTTCGCGCGGTTCGAGGACTTTTCAGGTCCATTCTCGATCCGACATATTTCGGATCGTACCTCTTTATCCATCGCTGGAATCTTGAGCCCGCCGATTACGCCGAAGTCCTTATAGCTGACTTCATCCCTTTTATAGAGAAGAGGTATCGTGCAAAGGAGGGAGTATCCCATCGCGCGATCAGCGGCTTTTCAACCGGCGGCTACAGCTCGCTCTCGATCGCGTTTCGACATCCGGAACTGTTCGATTCAGTCAGCGCTCACACTCCCATGCTTGTCCCGGCCTCGCCCTTCTCGGCGGAGGCGCGCGATTTTTTCATTGAGTACGATCCGCAGCACGTCCAGCATACTACTCATCAATTCATAATTAATCTTCTTAAGCGCATTTTCATAAACGAAGAGACATGGGACCGGCATGATCCTCTCACTCTGGCAAGCCGTCAGCACCTCGAGAATCTCCCTACTTATATAGACGTCGCGGAACTCGATAAACGCGGGTACGATATCGGCACCTCTCTCCTGGTGCAGTCGCTTCTGGAAAGGAACGTGCCGGTCGAATTCGAATTGGTAAGGGGGCTTCCGCCCCATTCCAACCACACGTATCCGGGGTATCTAAATGGAAGATTGATAGCCGAACTCGCCAATGGCAAGACAGATGAAGAATTGAACCGCTTTTTCAATTGGCGGGGTGTAGCACCGCTCATCAATCCGGATGTTCAGCGGATCGAGTATTCGCTCAGGTTTCACTCGCGGGAGTTCAGCCAGTAAGGGAAACGCCGGTCTCTTATTGATTGAGCCAGACTATGAGCGATTTCAGTGTCACGGCCAGCACCGACGCAAGAAGGATGACTACAAGGACGAAAAATGCCACGGTATACTTGTTTTGTTCTTCCTTATGCTCTGTTTTCATGGCTTTCCTTCATTCCTGCGGGTGTTCCCTTTGTCATCTCCTCCTCTTCCTAAATCGTATCATTGTGGCGCACGGGGGCGCCAATTCGTGATTGAGCGCAATTAGAACTCGGACATGATCTCGCGGGATTCCAATTGTTGCAGGTACATTTTCTTGAATATGCCGTACTTGGCGTCATGGAACGATTTGACGGCAGGATCGGGGTCTATGTGCTTCCCGCTGCGGCTCATCACGGCCATCGCATCCGTCACCTGCTCGAATGCTCCCGCTGCGGTCGCCGCCAGCAGGGCTGTCCCTAAAAGCATGGCTTCGGGTTCGCTGGGTAGTGCTATGGAGCAACCGGTGATATCTGCATGCTCCTGAAGCCAGAGAGGGTTTTTTGTTCCGCCGCCGCAAGCGTGGATTTTTCGGATCGACAGGCCTTTCCGGCCGAGCGCTTCGATGATGTGCCGCGTTCCGTAGGCAATCGCCTGTACCGCAGCATAATAGCGCAGCGCCAGGTTTTCGAGTGACGCCTCAAGGATCAGGCCGTCGATGGCGCCGCGAGCGTACGGATCGGCGTGGGGCGATCGGTTCCCATGAAAGTAGGGAAGCACATGGAGGTCTTTCGTCAGTTCCGGCCCCTTTTTCTGAGACTTCTTCAGCCGCTGTATGATATCGTTGAGGATTTCGTACGACGTCTTGCCTTCGCCTTTGGCTCTCTCGGATAGCTGGCGGCTTGCGGCACTGTCGGCGATGATGTGGTCGATCAAGGCGCCTGTGGCGCTCTGGCCGCCTTCAAGCAACCACTTTCCCGGCACCATTGCGCCGTAATAAGGACCCCAGACGCCTTTTACAAAGACGGGTCGAGAGGTCGTCGCCATGTGGCAGGATGAAGTCCCTCCTATAAGCGCGAGTACGCGCTCAATCGCACTTTCGTCCGTCTCAGCCTCATATGCCGACCCCAGCACGCCAAGCCCACCTGCGTGAGCGTCAATGATTCCGACTCCGACCGCCGTGCCGGCGGAAAGACCTAGCTCCTTCGCAGCCTGCGGACTCAGCCGTCCCGCAACCGCCCCCATCGATCTGACAGCCTCGCCCACCCTTGAATTTATGAAAAGGTCCGCCAAATCGATTTTCTCGAAAAACGACAGGTCCCAATCTCCGAATCTCCCTTTGTGTCCGAGATAAGTCCACTTGCAAACGAGCGTGCAAAGACTCCTGGTATCTTTGCCCGTCGCCTTGTATGTCATGAAATCGGCCAGATCGAGAAACTTGGCGGTCTTCGCCCAACTCCGGGGAAGGTTTTCTTTGATCCACAGGAGTTTCGGGGGCTCCTGCTCCGGCGAAAGTTTTCCGCCCACATACTTCAGAACGGGATGCCCAGTTGCGTTGATGCGATCCGCCTGGCCGATTGCCCGATGATCCATCCAGACGATGACGTTCTGTTCGTGGTTGCCGGTAGGCGACACGGTTACGGGAGCGCCGCCCTCTCCCAGTGCCACTAATGAGCACGTGGCGTCAAAGCTGATGCCGATGACTTGCTCCGCACCGGCGGCAGCGCTCTTCAAACATTTTCGAATCGCCTTCCCCGCGCCGCTCCAGATATCTTCAGAAGACTGCTCGGCGAAATTCGGCGCCGGTCGGAAAATCTGAATTGGGTGCTCGCCCATT contains:
- a CDS encoding cyclic nucleotide-binding domain-containing protein — encoded protein: MGVKKMKQEKKERSGLSSCRAETGLWPQDLRGCSFFSHFSEKETSHLLKIGTVHQCARGEFLVREKEHSRDLFIVLSGEMVVTKTLYAGDERKLGTIEPGEFFGEMAFLDGLPRSASVSCWKEGAVFKISREAFDRLSAKKPAIAYKVTNIIAAALTERLRRSNDVVEDFFSNPNKAILEFKTRLLKIQTMLQRL
- a CDS encoding ribulokinase, with protein sequence MVLGVDVGTGSVRAGVFTLRGKMLGMGEHPIQIFRPAPNFAEQSSEDIWSGAGKAIRKCLKSAAAGAEQVIGISFDATCSLVALGEGGAPVTVSPTGNHEQNVIVWMDHRAIGQADRINATGHPVLKYVGGKLSPEQEPPKLLWIKENLPRSWAKTAKFLDLADFMTYKATGKDTRSLCTLVCKWTYLGHKGRFGDWDLSFFEKIDLADLFINSRVGEAVRSMGAVAGRLSPQAAKELGLSAGTAVGVGIIDAHAGGLGVLGSAYEAETDESAIERVLALIGGTSSCHMATTSRPVFVKGVWGPYYGAMVPGKWLLEGGQSATGALIDHIIADSAASRQLSERAKGEGKTSYEILNDIIQRLKKSQKKGPELTKDLHVLPYFHGNRSPHADPYARGAIDGLILEASLENLALRYYAAVQAIAYGTRHIIEALGRKGLSIRKIHACGGGTKNPLWLQEHADITGCSIALPSEPEAMLLGTALLAATAAGAFEQVTDAMAVMSRSGKHIDPDPAVKSFHDAKYGIFKKMYLQQLESREIMSEF